Proteins found in one Heptranchias perlo isolate sHepPer1 chromosome 23, sHepPer1.hap1, whole genome shotgun sequence genomic segment:
- the znf750 gene encoding zinc finger protein 750: MSLTKDRKPKKPHYIPRPPGKPFKYKCFQCPFTCNEKSHLFNHMKYSLCENSILLVTDQDQTGKCPKPGSNETNLLNQKECVPNVCNDPRTPISKARQSSECTNTASDKATSHQLINNDEIKGNVEMDNQAFTPVTKTKQQKEPHQMIPVANESDKVGIFEKDERSSAFLPVGELRSAERPEKDNENTNSISENSKGVSPIPMMSAFYSPGDQWRACPSSISPQLSSTYAANKSFGSIPPNTSPLIPDYTHHCYTERGLGIVFSPYLLTGKPFEYESPAIPLYVAPDQRNFLPPHLQNPGMTLPRHVAPPTLEQYKILHHFHSNLPIPYGVHYPNSPEYHLPQFGQKLQQASTRGQNAHPSDGNLSLYETPPPPELYLQNSYRRLYTEWENSVPTACSKDNETAVLDMNSDSKPQRTNIKMSPKAGSAAMGSPGRPSPTNFAQTSMVSESFDEFSNKFVSSTSNKSNRLEESFTHFKPVRSTTNPQANKLHIQYDQLESQETFSRILIANEGSTSSPTYSDVTILDYYRGNALVPTEISSTSLIPLNLSKKGKAKIEQDKQIGTTTKNFPQHSSENSSGGSYCPLDKEFQTSTKVQVVPLNLSVKAKYKHDWETPEDSIPPQVDSTSKESKTQTQCLNGNKALLSDIKMNSAEDLSIGKDCQKTSQWKGHTEKKVVSNMQTLKVAKRTESCNDEQKQSAAVALCQLAICNNGKCNEEWSFLPPGEIVSLDDPNYEGKDICDSPAFDKMEKQKPRRQKRSNEDSVKTQPEATHVKNTDCGRIFNLRKRTRVA, translated from the exons ATGAGCCTCACTAAAGATCGCAAACCAAAGAAACCTCACTACATTCCTCGACCTCCTGGAAAACCATTCAAATACAAGTGTTTCCAGTGTCCATTTACATGCAATGAGAAATCACACCTGTTTAATCACATGAAGTATAGCTTGTGTGAAAATTCAATCTTACTAGTGACAGACCAGGACCAAACAGGAAAGTGCCCAAAGCCAGGTTCTAATGAGACCAATCTACTCAATCAGAAAGAGTGTGTACCAAACGTGTGCAATGACCCAAGGACGCCAATTAGCAAAGCCAGGCAAAGTTCAGAATGCACAAATACTGCTTCAGATAAAGCTACAAGTCATCAGCTCATCAATAATGATGAAATAAAAGGAAATGTAGAAATGGACAATCAAGCTTTTACTCCGGTTACAAAGACGAAACAACAGAAGGAACCACATCAGATGATTCCTGTAGCAAATGAATCTGATAAAGTCGGAATTTTTGAAAAGGATGAAAGATCGTCAGCTTTCTTGCCTGTTGGGGAACTGAGATCCGCCGAAAGACCAGAAAAAGACAATGAAAACACAAATTCTATTTCAGAAAATTCAAAAGGGGTATCTCCCATCCCAATGATGTCAGCATTTTACAGCCCAGGTGACCAATGGAGAGCATGTCCTTCATCAATTTCACCACAGCTTTCCAGTACATATGCAGCAAATAAAAGCTTTGGTTCGATTCCTCCCAACACATCACCACTGATTCCAGACTATACACATCATTGTTACACTGAACGAGGCTTAGGAATAGTCTTTTCACCCTATCTCCTCACTGGCAAGCCATTTGAATATGAAAGCCCAGCAATTCCACTGTATGTCGCTCCTGACCAGCGGAACTTCCTGCCACCTCATCTACAAAATCCAGGCATGACTTTGCCAAGACATGTAGCTCCACCAACATTAGAGCAGTACAAGATTCTGCATCATTTCCATTCAAATCTTCCCATTCCTTATGGAGTGCATTATCCCAACTCACCTGAATACCATTTGCCCCAGTTTGGTCAGAAGCTTCAACAAGCAAGTACCAGGGGTCAAAATGCACACCCGTCGGATGGCAATCTTTCACTTTATGAAACTCCACCACCACCAGAATTATACCTCCAGAACTCCTATAGAAGGCTTTACACCGAATGGGAGAACTCTGTTCCCACAGCGTGTTCAAAAGACAATGAGACTGCAGTATTAGACATGAACAGTGACTCAAAACCAcagagaacaaatataaaaatgagCCCTAAAGCTGGAAGTGCAGCAATGGGCTCTCCAGGTCGACCTAGTCCAACAAACTTTGCTCAAACAAGTATGGTTTCAGAAAGTTTTGATGAATTCTCCAACAAGTTTGTTTCAAGCACAAGTAATAAAAGTAACAGATTGGAAGAAAGCTTTACACACTTCAAACCAGTCAGAAGTACCACGAATCCACAGGCAAATAAGCTCCACATTCAATATGACCAGCTAGAAAGTCAAGAAACATttagcag AATTCTGATAGCCAATGAGGGTTCGACATCCAGTCCAACTTATTCTGATGTTACCATTTTGGATTACTACCGTGGCAATGCTCTGGTACCTACAGAGATAAGCTccaccagcttaatcccactaaaCCTTTCCAAAAAGGGTAAAGCAAAGATAGAGCAGGACAAGCAGATCGGAACTACAACTAAAAATTTCCCTCAACACTCAAGTGAAAACTCTTCAGGTGGCAGTTACTGCCCACTAGATAAAGAGTTTCAAACTTCGACAAAAGTACAGGTAGTACCTTTAAACCTTTCAGTCAAAGCTAAATACAAGCATGACTGGGAAACACCTGAAGATTCTATTCCACCACAGGTAGACAGCACTTCCAAAGAATCAAAGACACAAACACAGTGCTTAAATGGCAACAAGGCTCTTCTTTCTGACATTAAAATGAATTCAGCAGAAGACCTCAGTATTGGCAAGGATTGCCAAAAaacaagtcaatggaaaggacacACAGAAAAAAAAGTGGTCAGCAACATGCAAACATTAAAAGTTGCCAAAAGGACTGAAAGCTGCAATGATGAACAGAAGCAGTCAGCTGCTGTGGCTCTTTGCCAGTTAGCTATTTGTAACAATGGAAAATGTAATGAGGAATGGTCTTTTTTGCCACCTGGGGAGATTGTCAGTCTGGATGACCCCAACTATGAAGGCAAAGACATTTGTGATTCTCCTGCATTTGAcaaaatggaaaaacagaaacCAAGACGACAGAAAAGGTCAAATGAAGATTCAGTTAAAACACAACCAGAGGCAACACATGTAAAGAATACTGATTGTGGTAGAATATTCAATTTGAGGAAAAGAACTAGAGTTGCATAA